The Chitinophagales bacterium genome has a window encoding:
- a CDS encoding VOC family protein, with product MEEHKETKDSSATDTTPKVTGIGGIFFFSDNPKETRAWYAKNLGMEISDWGSVSFESRNINKPEEVNSLQWNPFKTGDKYFEPSKKEFMINYRVQNLEGLLAKLKENGVTILDSVASYDFGKFVHIMDADGNKIELWEPKDE from the coding sequence ATGGAAGAGCATAAAGAAACAAAAGACAGCTCAGCAACAGATACTACACCCAAGGTGACGGGCATAGGAGGTATCTTCTTTTTTTCAGACAACCCGAAAGAGACACGCGCGTGGTATGCCAAAAACCTGGGTATGGAAATAAGCGACTGGGGGTCTGTAAGTTTTGAATCGAGGAACATCAATAAACCGGAAGAGGTGAACAGCCTGCAATGGAACCCTTTCAAAACCGGGGATAAATATTTTGAGCCATCGAAAAAGGAATTTATGATCAACTATCGTGTGCAGAACCTGGAGGGCCTGCTGGCCAAACTGAAGGAGAATGGTGTGACCATACTGGACAGTGTGGCCAGTTACGACTTTGGTAAGTTTGTACACATTATGGATGCCGATGGCAATAAGATAGAACTCTGGGAGCCTAAGGATGAGTAA
- a CDS encoding PepSY-like domain-containing protein: MRSILMVLAAIFMLAGTTYAGEKTNVPAAVREAFQKTYPGAEKLKWDKEDGRFEASFEYKEQEMSVLYNANGTVAETETEIPVTDLPKEAYKYASGKGKVKEAAKIVSADGTVTYEAEVGKSDLIFDDNGNFLQEKTDKE; this comes from the coding sequence ATGAGATCAATATTAATGGTATTGGCAGCTATATTCATGCTGGCCGGTACAACATATGCGGGCGAAAAAACAAATGTCCCTGCAGCAGTAAGAGAAGCATTCCAAAAAACGTACCCGGGAGCCGAAAAGCTGAAATGGGATAAAGAAGACGGGCGCTTCGAAGCATCATTCGAATATAAAGAACAGGAAATGTCCGTCCTCTACAATGCCAATGGCACCGTAGCCGAAACTGAAACAGAGATACCTGTTACTGACCTGCCAAAAGAGGCTTACAAATATGCCTCAGGAAAAGGCAAGGTAAAAGAAGCGGCAAAGATCGTCAGTGCCGATGGCACAGTTACCTATGAAGCTGAGGTAGGCAAGAGCGATCTTATTTTTGACGACAACGGCAATTTCTTACAGGAAAAAACAGACAAAGAATAA
- a CDS encoding TonB-dependent receptor, which produces MKRYFIWIFLCLVVNTVTAQEQITVNIKDKNTNEPVELVIIATGNKWLGTTDGKGNAQIKLPEGSHKLHCTLLGYNDLDTTITTPAKGTLQLYISSGSNAMDEVTIVASTRNNQAIENSPMKIEVLGLEEMNEESGIKPGNIASILGDVSGVQIQQTSATSGNSNVRVQGLDGRYTQILRDGMPLFDGFAGGFGILTIPPLDLKQLELIKGSASTLYGGGAIAGLINLISKRPSYKQELDALVNYTSLKEFNVNMYTAKRGKKFGYNLFAGYTNQQPVDVNKDGFSDLPDGNSIVVHPKLFYYPSDRTLILVGYTGSFDTRKGGDMNLLSGHADAVHSYYQSNKSQRHTGEYIIEHFYANQAKLTVKGNMSSFNMEQDEKKYAVQGDQLSYYDEVSVYKPFSSSDLVAGVNIVGNNYRTVTPDTAMLKTYGNFTAGMFGQYSLRIKENTTIETGLRLDRHNRYGWFLLPRVAVFHRFNQHWAMRAGYGRGYKNPNPLVQQTLQYNTLSLLPLSSTVNPELSSGYNAGLNYKKEWSEHTSLFINQSFFLTQVNKPILFITDAIGNVGLVNAGKPIVTKGFDTYVKVGLKSWELYLGYTYTDAQNTYATGNNFIPLTPRNRAAAVVVREIGEAWRFGLEGSYTGSQYRYDYTKTPGYMFLALMISRNIAEHITIVLNCENLLDYRMSRVESLYTGTISNPTFKPLWAPIDGRVVNLSVRWKL; this is translated from the coding sequence ATGAAACGATATTTCATATGGATATTCCTGTGCCTTGTAGTCAATACCGTCACAGCACAGGAACAAATAACCGTTAATATAAAAGACAAGAATACAAATGAACCCGTTGAGCTTGTCATCATAGCAACAGGCAATAAATGGCTGGGTACTACCGACGGCAAAGGGAATGCACAGATAAAACTACCGGAAGGTAGTCATAAGCTGCATTGCACCCTTTTGGGCTACAACGACCTGGATACTACCATAACAACTCCTGCTAAAGGCACATTGCAACTGTATATTTCGTCGGGCAGTAATGCTATGGACGAGGTAACAATTGTCGCCTCTACCCGCAACAACCAGGCAATAGAAAACAGCCCCATGAAAATAGAAGTACTGGGGCTGGAGGAAATGAACGAAGAGTCAGGCATTAAGCCCGGTAATATTGCCAGTATACTGGGCGATGTCAGTGGTGTGCAGATACAACAGACATCCGCTACGTCAGGCAACAGCAATGTGCGCGTACAGGGGCTTGACGGCAGGTATACACAAATACTGCGCGATGGTATGCCACTCTTTGATGGTTTTGCGGGAGGCTTCGGTATTCTAACCATTCCTCCGCTCGACCTGAAACAACTGGAGCTGATAAAAGGCTCTGCCAGTACACTGTATGGCGGGGGTGCAATTGCCGGATTGATCAACCTGATATCCAAACGTCCGTCATATAAACAGGAATTGGATGCGCTGGTCAATTACACGTCGCTGAAAGAGTTCAATGTGAACATGTATACAGCAAAGAGGGGTAAGAAATTTGGCTATAACCTGTTTGCCGGGTATACTAACCAACAACCGGTTGACGTGAATAAAGACGGTTTCAGCGACCTGCCGGATGGAAATAGTATTGTTGTCCATCCCAAACTGTTCTACTATCCGTCTGATAGAACGCTGATTCTGGTTGGCTACACCGGTTCTTTCGATACCCGCAAAGGAGGAGATATGAACTTGCTCAGTGGCCATGCCGATGCTGTACACAGCTATTACCAAAGTAATAAGTCGCAAAGGCATACAGGCGAATATATAATTGAACACTTCTACGCCAACCAGGCCAAACTAACGGTAAAAGGCAACATGAGTTCTTTCAACATGGAACAGGATGAAAAGAAATATGCGGTACAAGGCGATCAACTCAGCTATTACGATGAAGTATCGGTATATAAGCCTTTTAGCAGCAGCGACCTGGTGGCAGGTGTCAACATTGTAGGCAACAACTACCGGACTGTAACCCCGGACACAGCTATGCTCAAAACTTACGGCAACTTTACAGCCGGTATGTTCGGGCAATACAGCCTGCGCATAAAGGAAAACACTACTATCGAAACCGGGCTCAGGCTGGACAGGCACAACCGGTATGGCTGGTTCCTGTTGCCGCGTGTGGCTGTGTTTCACAGGTTCAACCAACACTGGGCTATGCGCGCAGGTTATGGCAGGGGTTACAAAAACCCTAACCCCCTGGTGCAGCAAACACTTCAGTATAATACACTAAGCCTGTTGCCGCTCAGCAGCACGGTCAACCCTGAATTATCTTCAGGCTACAATGCCGGCCTGAATTATAAAAAAGAATGGAGCGAACACACATCACTGTTCATCAACCAATCATTCTTTCTTACGCAGGTCAATAAGCCGATACTGTTCATCACAGATGCCATCGGCAATGTTGGCCTGGTGAATGCAGGCAAACCAATTGTCACCAAAGGTTTTGACACTTATGTAAAAGTCGGACTGAAAAGCTGGGAACTGTACCTGGGCTATACTTATACCGATGCACAAAACACATATGCTACAGGCAACAACTTTATACCGTTAACGCCGCGCAACCGTGCCGCGGCTGTTGTGGTCAGGGAGATCGGTGAGGCATGGCGTTTCGGGCTCGAGGGCTCTTACACAGGTAGTCAATACAGGTATGATTATACCAAAACACCCGGTTATATGTTCCTTGCATTAATGATATCCCGCAATATTGCAGAACATATTACGATAGTACTCAATTGCGAGAACCTGCTCGACTACAGGATGAGCAGGGTGGAATCGTTATATACGGGTACAATATCCAACCCCACATTCAAACCATTATGGGCACCCATAGACGGTCGTGTGGTAAACCTGTCTGTCAGGTGGAAACTATAG
- a CDS encoding transketolase, protein MLQEATTQQDNRLSFDEFKSEVLQDYRLAVASREASLIGRKEVLTGKAKFGIFGDGKELAQIAASKCMQPGDIRAGYYRDQTLMFATGMSDMDKFFAQLYATTDIDKEPASAGRMMNGHYGTRWIDEKGDWVDLTKAPQSSSDVSPTAGQMVRALGLAFASKCYRNVKELEKGFEKFSNGGNEVVFCTIGDASTSEGPFWETVNAAGVLQVPLAIFVWDDGYGISVPRKYQTTKNSISDALAGMQWEDNKGGMHIYKVKGWDYAGLVETFQRGIAKARETHTPAIFHVQEVTQPQGHSTSGSHERYKSKERLEWEKEHDCILKMRKFILDNQIAEEAEVEEIEAEAKEEARKAKQRAWDAFITPIMQEVQQASTLCNQLVYEAGDNALKISKLVKDLNAIREPIRKDILQTINRALRLADGNGQASRTLRNYYDTLLNESKERYSSHLYSESQYSAMKVPEVKPVLDSEKSLNGYEILNQFFDMTFENNPAVFAFGEDLGKIGDVNQGFAGLQDKYGELRIFDTGIRENTIIGQGIGMAQRGLRPIAEIQYLDYLLYGLQPLSDDVSTMLYRTRGGQKCPLIVRTRGHRLEGIWHSGSPMGMILNSIRGMYLCVPRNMTQAAGMYNTLLKADEPAIVIECLNGYRLKEQVPTNMAEMTIPMGIPEVIREGDDVTIVSYGSTLRVIEEAIDNYLEPAGISCEVIDVRTLLPFDVNHMILESLKKTNRIVFVDEDVPGGATAYMFQHVMEKQGGYRWLDVAPRTISAQAHRPAYATDGDYFSKPNAEDIATVIEEMMAE, encoded by the coding sequence ATGTTGCAGGAAGCTACTACACAACAAGATAACAGGCTCTCGTTCGACGAGTTCAAGAGCGAAGTGTTGCAGGACTACCGACTGGCAGTAGCCAGCCGCGAGGCCAGCCTGATAGGCCGTAAAGAGGTGTTGACGGGAAAAGCCAAGTTCGGCATATTCGGCGATGGTAAAGAACTGGCGCAGATAGCCGCTTCAAAATGTATGCAGCCCGGCGACATACGCGCGGGATATTATCGCGATCAGACCCTGATGTTTGCCACAGGCATGAGTGATATGGACAAATTCTTTGCCCAGCTTTATGCCACTACAGATATAGATAAAGAGCCCGCCTCCGCCGGGCGTATGATGAACGGCCACTACGGCACCAGGTGGATAGACGAAAAAGGCGACTGGGTAGACCTGACAAAGGCGCCGCAATCGTCCAGCGACGTTTCGCCTACGGCGGGTCAGATGGTACGTGCACTCGGCCTGGCATTTGCTTCAAAATGCTACCGCAATGTAAAAGAGCTGGAAAAAGGTTTTGAGAAATTCTCAAATGGCGGCAACGAAGTAGTATTCTGTACCATAGGCGATGCTTCTACCTCTGAGGGTCCTTTCTGGGAAACAGTAAATGCAGCTGGCGTATTACAGGTGCCATTGGCCATATTTGTCTGGGACGATGGCTACGGAATTTCTGTACCACGTAAATATCAAACCACTAAAAACTCTATTTCTGATGCCCTGGCTGGTATGCAGTGGGAGGACAACAAAGGTGGTATGCACATATACAAAGTGAAAGGCTGGGATTATGCCGGGCTCGTTGAGACCTTCCAGCGTGGTATTGCCAAAGCCCGCGAAACACATACGCCGGCTATCTTCCACGTGCAGGAGGTTACACAGCCTCAGGGCCACTCTACTTCAGGCTCGCACGAGCGCTACAAGAGCAAGGAGCGCCTGGAATGGGAAAAAGAGCATGACTGTATACTGAAAATGCGCAAATTCATCCTTGACAACCAGATAGCAGAAGAAGCTGAGGTAGAAGAGATAGAAGCAGAAGCTAAAGAAGAAGCACGCAAGGCAAAACAAAGGGCATGGGACGCATTCATCACCCCCATCATGCAGGAGGTGCAGCAGGCAAGCACTTTGTGCAACCAGCTGGTATATGAAGCCGGAGATAATGCATTGAAGATATCTAAACTGGTAAAGGACCTGAATGCTATCCGAGAGCCTATACGTAAAGACATTCTACAAACCATCAACAGGGCACTAAGACTGGCTGATGGCAACGGCCAGGCATCACGCACGCTGCGCAACTATTACGATACATTACTTAACGAATCAAAGGAGCGTTATTCTTCGCACCTTTATTCTGAGTCACAATACAGCGCTATGAAAGTACCGGAGGTAAAACCGGTGCTGGATAGCGAAAAATCGCTGAACGGGTACGAGATACTCAACCAGTTCTTCGATATGACCTTTGAGAACAACCCGGCTGTATTTGCCTTTGGTGAGGACCTGGGTAAAATAGGCGACGTGAACCAGGGTTTTGCAGGTTTGCAGGACAAATACGGCGAGCTGCGCATATTTGACACTGGTATCCGCGAAAATACCATCATAGGCCAGGGCATAGGCATGGCACAGCGCGGACTGCGCCCTATAGCAGAGATACAGTATCTGGACTACCTGCTGTATGGCCTTCAGCCGCTCAGCGACGATGTATCGACTATGCTGTATCGTACACGCGGTGGCCAGAAATGCCCGCTGATAGTGCGTACACGTGGCCACAGGCTGGAAGGTATCTGGCACAGCGGCTCACCTATGGGTATGATACTCAACAGCATCAGGGGTATGTACCTATGCGTGCCACGCAATATGACACAGGCAGCAGGTATGTACAATACGCTGCTGAAAGCCGACGAGCCTGCCATAGTAATAGAATGCCTGAATGGCTACCGTCTGAAAGAGCAGGTGCCCACCAATATGGCCGAAATGACCATACCCATGGGTATACCCGAAGTTATCCGCGAGGGCGATGATGTGACCATAGTATCTTATGGCTCTACCCTCAGGGTAATAGAAGAGGCCATTGACAATTACCTGGAGCCGGCAGGTATCAGTTGCGAGGTAATTGACGTTCGCACGCTCCTCCCCTTCGATGTGAACCATATGATACTGGAGTCGCTGAAAAAGACCAACAGGATCGTATTTGTTGATGAGGACGTTCCCGGTGGAGCAACCGCATACATGTTCCAGCATGTGATGGAAAAACAAGGTGGCTACCGCTGGCTGGATGTAGCACCACGCACCATTAGCGCACAGGCCCACCGCCCCGCTTACGCTACTGACGGTGACTACTTCTCAAAGCCCAATGCTGAAGACATAGCCACGGTGATAGAAGAAATGATGGCAGAATAG